In Uranotaenia lowii strain MFRU-FL chromosome 2, ASM2978415v1, whole genome shotgun sequence, one genomic interval encodes:
- the LOC129749968 gene encoding uncharacterized protein LOC129749968, protein MNYGRKTPSTFRSTPSVYSNITSRSQSNLHSQRSKSMKSIRIPWYQKPILHNNKYMDIQRGAIITGTCSIFVALFTIATSIFDIYCLSMAAPGSTHYGYYIISYEFVYVGNVHVRNALMIAALFSLLGALVVFVTGVMLVHALRKEHENRIVPWLWSFAVFTLFRFLALLLFSIVNDLIFAYNILITLIWIVIVLGSFYGWLMVYSLYLELSDLTKLEDLAHLRMGTMQSLNASVAHSLAGSRPTTPHSTVSTMPVGGVV, encoded by the coding sequence ATGAACTATGGTCGAAAGACTCCGTCGACCTTCCGGTCGACACCGTCCGTCTATTCAAACATCACCAGCCGATCCCAGTCCAATCTGCACTCGCAGCGATCCAAATCGATGAAATCCATCCGGATACCTTGGTACCAGAAGCCAATTCTGCACAACAACAAGTACATGGATATCCAACGGGGTGCCATCATTACCGGAACCTGTTCGATTTTTGTGGCTCTGTTTACGATTGCTACATCGATCTTTGATATTTATTGCCTATCGATGGCCGCTCCTGGATCGACGCATTATGGTTATTATATTATTTCGTACGAGTTTGTTTACGTGGGGAATGTACACGTTAGAAATGCCTTGATGATCGCGGCCCTCTTCTCGTTACTTGGAGCTTTGGTGGTTTTCGTGACCGGAGTCATGTTGGTCCATGCCCTAAGAAAAGAGCACGAAAATCGGATCGTTCCATGGCTGTGGAGCTTCGCCGTTTTCACGTTGTTCCGATTCCTGGCCCTGTTGTTGTTTTCGATCGTGAACGATCTGATCTTCGCGTACAACATACTGATCACGCTGATTTGGATTGTGATCGTGCTCGGATCCTTCTACGGTTGGTTGATGGTTTACTCGCTCTATCTGGAACTTTCGGATCTCACTAAGCTGGAGGATTTGGCCCACTTACGCATGGGAACCATGCAATCGCTCAACGCCTCGGTGGCCCACTCGCTGGCCGGATCGAGGCCCACAACACCACACAGCACCGTCTCCACCATGCCAGTTGGAGGGGTTGTTTGA